From the genome of Streptomyces sp. NBC_00659, one region includes:
- a CDS encoding methyltransferase: MSSGIVLMSDRRVAAIPLQDCGEDLVDVRMNGLKVDDRKRDEVGAWAHVRQGVLTRLLRAQSLLPTGVMLLFVEGFRPPALQRRYFEEYSDELARAHPGWQAAQLREAASRFVSPPEIAPHSAGAAVDVTLIDHLGRELDMGTRVNASPEESEGACYTDAPGLSDRARTNRATLGGALSVAGLINYGTEWWHWSFGDRYWALQTQQPAALYGPVELPLPHHRPAFTNEERSVGHTRHTPAKWSEHYTDGRGFRRLGDEEKRLLVEHAPAPGGGRALDVGCGTGETAAYLASLGYTVDGVDFAEGALVRARAEQAESEGVRWLCRDAEHDDLADLAEDGYDLVVLRLSVAFVRDRARVLRRLAARLREGGVLVIITPVVEHTAEERRHIALDEDELAALTDGFEQVRRFDAEGLAVLVLRGPAGSFSA; this comes from the coding sequence ATGAGCAGCGGCATCGTGTTGATGTCCGACCGGAGGGTGGCCGCGATCCCCCTTCAGGACTGCGGCGAGGACCTCGTCGACGTCCGTATGAACGGCCTGAAGGTCGACGACCGCAAACGCGACGAGGTGGGGGCCTGGGCCCACGTCCGGCAAGGGGTCCTCACCCGGCTGCTGCGCGCCCAGTCACTGCTGCCCACCGGCGTGATGCTCCTCTTCGTCGAGGGCTTCCGGCCCCCGGCCCTGCAGCGGCGGTACTTCGAGGAGTACTCCGACGAGCTGGCCCGCGCCCATCCAGGCTGGCAGGCCGCCCAGCTCCGGGAGGCCGCCAGCCGCTTCGTCTCGCCTCCGGAGATAGCACCGCACTCCGCCGGCGCGGCCGTCGACGTGACGCTGATCGACCACCTCGGCCGCGAGCTGGACATGGGCACGCGCGTCAACGCCTCCCCGGAGGAGTCCGAGGGCGCCTGCTACACCGACGCACCCGGGCTCAGCGACCGGGCCCGCACGAACCGGGCCACGTTGGGCGGTGCGCTGTCCGTCGCAGGCTTGATCAACTACGGCACGGAGTGGTGGCACTGGTCGTTCGGCGACCGGTACTGGGCACTGCAGACCCAGCAGCCGGCCGCCCTCTACGGCCCCGTCGAACTGCCGTTGCCGCACCACCGGCCCGCTTTCACCAACGAGGAGCGATCTGTGGGACACACTCGACACACCCCGGCCAAATGGTCCGAGCACTACACCGACGGCCGCGGTTTCCGGCGGCTCGGGGACGAGGAGAAGCGCCTGCTCGTCGAGCACGCGCCGGCGCCCGGGGGCGGCCGCGCTCTCGACGTCGGCTGCGGGACCGGCGAGACGGCCGCGTACCTCGCCTCGCTCGGGTACACCGTCGACGGCGTGGACTTCGCCGAGGGTGCGCTGGTGCGGGCCCGTGCGGAGCAGGCCGAGTCGGAGGGGGTGCGCTGGCTGTGTCGGGACGCGGAGCACGACGACCTGGCCGACCTCGCCGAGGACGGCTACGACCTGGTCGTCCTGCGGCTGTCCGTAGCTTTCGTCCGCGATCGTGCTCGTGTCCTGCGCCGTCTGGCCGCACGGCTGCGCGAGGGCGGGGTGCTCGTCATCATCACGCCGGTCGTGGAGCACACCGCGGAAGAGCGGCGCCACATCGCGCTGGACGAGGACGAACTCGCCGCGCTCACCGACGGGTTCGAGCAGGTCAGGCGGTTTGACGCAGAAGGTCTGGCGGTGCTGGTCCTGCGCGGGCCGGCCGGGTCGTTCAGCGCGTAG
- a CDS encoding NUDIX hydrolase has product MVIDTFGRVLPGRSTGAWGAAAGRIETGEAAPAAAVRELAEETGLTAARGGRIRHQCAPRPPRLGDDPGVSADLYGRFAGTG; this is encoded by the coding sequence GTGGTCATCGACACGTTCGGCCGGGTCCTGCCGGGCCGCTCGACCGGGGCTTGGGGGGCTGCCGCGGGCCGCATCGAGACAGGCGAAGCCGCCCCGGCTGCCGCTGTAAGGGAGTTGGCGGAGGAGACAGGGCTGACGGCGGCGCGCGGAGGACGTATACGTCATCAATGTGCTCCACGACCGCCTCGACTCGGCGACGATCCTGGAGTGTCAGCCGACCTCTATGGTCGCTTTGCCGGAACGGGCTGA
- a CDS encoding phosphotransferase, producing MSLRLPFGDGLRAELGAPRRSHRLGSSPRSRVWRVELPEATAVVKQIVDGADADERYAREVAALRLAARAETPVVPALLATDPGERILVLEYLDHRRPAGDWIVDYAGGLARLHATARPEDVGVLPRWQGPNQADIDSFVRLAEALEVPVTPGVTGELDDLVNRLAQASGYALLHGDPCPGNDLHTATGIRFIDFEQASLGSGLMELAYLHIGFPTCWCVTSASESLLERAESAYRDEWRTLTGSDTQDGLADACAGWLLRGDALVERAHRESTDHLARIPHRDWTWGTATARQRLVHRLGVVGRMTADHTSLSGLSSLSTAMRQRMLARWPGLQPVPAKRP from the coding sequence GTGTCGTTGCGGCTGCCGTTCGGGGACGGGCTACGGGCCGAGCTGGGCGCGCCCAGGCGCTCTCACAGGCTGGGCAGCAGCCCTCGCTCGCGTGTGTGGCGCGTCGAGCTGCCAGAGGCGACGGCGGTGGTGAAGCAGATCGTCGACGGTGCTGATGCCGACGAGCGATACGCCCGCGAGGTTGCCGCCCTGCGTCTCGCCGCCCGAGCTGAGACTCCTGTGGTGCCCGCGTTGCTGGCCACGGATCCCGGCGAGCGGATCCTGGTCCTGGAGTATCTGGACCACCGACGCCCGGCCGGCGACTGGATCGTCGACTACGCAGGCGGGTTGGCGCGGCTGCATGCCACCGCCCGTCCGGAGGACGTTGGGGTACTTCCCCGGTGGCAGGGCCCGAACCAAGCCGACATCGACTCTTTCGTGCGGCTGGCCGAGGCTCTGGAGGTTCCTGTCACGCCTGGCGTGACCGGCGAACTCGACGACCTCGTGAACCGGCTCGCTCAGGCATCCGGGTATGCCCTTCTCCACGGAGATCCCTGTCCCGGTAATGATCTCCACACCGCCACGGGGATCAGATTCATCGACTTCGAGCAAGCGTCGCTGGGCAGCGGCTTGATGGAACTCGCCTACCTGCACATCGGGTTTCCGACCTGCTGGTGTGTCACTTCAGCATCGGAGTCACTGCTGGAACGAGCGGAGAGCGCATACCGCGACGAGTGGCGAACCCTGACCGGCTCCGACACCCAAGACGGGCTCGCCGACGCATGCGCCGGCTGGCTGCTCCGCGGCGACGCGCTGGTTGAGCGGGCACACCGCGAAAGCACGGATCACCTGGCCCGGATTCCGCACCGGGACTGGACGTGGGGCACCGCGACCGCCCGGCAACGGCTCGTCCACCGTCTCGGGGTCGTTGGCCGGATGACGGCCGACCACACCTCGCTCAGCGGTCTGAGCAGCCTCAGCACCGCCATGCGTCAACGAATGCTCGCGCGCTGGCCCGGGCTTCAGCCCGTTCCGGCAAAGCGACCATAG
- a CDS encoding TetR/AcrR family transcriptional regulator: MTPPPGRATRTDALTNRARILAVAGEAFAATSGTSMTAIAKQAGVGVGTLYRHFPTREALIVELYHHEIQKVIDLAHTLAAELPPLDALRRWFEEVARYGKLKYGVSEVIHAATNGGLDDKNYEPFLAAIAVLLDAGAASGDLKPGTDPQDVLLQLSVLWRIPPGEGAEARAARILDLILDGLRTRPGGS; encoded by the coding sequence ATGACTCCACCCCCCGGCCGCGCCACGCGCACCGACGCGCTGACCAACCGGGCCCGCATCCTCGCGGTCGCCGGCGAAGCCTTCGCCGCCACATCGGGGACGTCCATGACGGCCATCGCCAAGCAGGCCGGGGTGGGTGTGGGGACGCTGTACCGGCACTTCCCCACCCGCGAGGCGCTGATCGTGGAGCTCTATCACCACGAGATCCAGAAGGTCATCGACCTCGCCCACACCCTCGCGGCCGAGCTCCCGCCACTCGATGCCCTGCGCCGCTGGTTCGAGGAAGTCGCCCGCTACGGGAAACTCAAGTACGGCGTCTCCGAGGTCATCCACGCGGCGACCAACGGGGGCCTGGACGACAAGAACTACGAGCCCTTCCTCGCGGCCATCGCGGTCCTGCTCGACGCCGGCGCCGCCTCCGGCGACCTCAAACCGGGCACCGACCCGCAGGACGTACTCCTGCAGCTCAGCGTCCTGTGGCGCATCCCCCCAGGCGAGGGCGCGGAGGCCCGCGCGGCCCGCATCCTGGACCTCATCCTCGACGGACTGCGCACTCGGCCCGGTGGGTCCTGA
- a CDS encoding NAD-dependent epimerase/dehydratase family protein gives MPETVLVTGGSGYVAGWCIVELLQRGYRVRTTVRSQGKQRAVSEAVATQADTDGRLEFAIADLTEDEGWGAAVKGVDHVLHVASPLGGSVGDDSDAMIAPARDGALRVLRAATEAGVRRVVMTSAANTASPSSYTEEGITDETLWTDPDDPALIPYRRSKTLAERAAWDYMAAYDGPTELTTILPGAVFGPILATSTIGSVGIIQRMLSGAMPGVPRIGLEIVDVRDLADIHIRAMASPQAAGERFLATGEFTWMLDMARTLREELGRDADRVPTRRIPDFAVRLAARFRDPSLRDITPALGRRNRHSTAKAHRILGWQPRPARGTVIDCGRSLLDHHAV, from the coding sequence ATGCCGGAAACGGTTCTGGTCACCGGAGGCAGCGGCTACGTCGCCGGCTGGTGCATCGTCGAACTGCTGCAGCGTGGCTACCGGGTCCGCACCACCGTGCGCAGCCAGGGCAAGCAGCGGGCGGTGAGTGAAGCCGTCGCCACCCAGGCGGACACGGACGGCCGGCTGGAGTTCGCCATCGCCGACCTCACCGAGGACGAAGGCTGGGGCGCCGCGGTCAAGGGCGTCGACCACGTCCTGCACGTCGCCTCCCCGCTGGGCGGCTCCGTCGGCGACGACTCGGACGCCATGATCGCCCCCGCGCGCGACGGGGCCCTGCGTGTCCTGCGCGCCGCCACCGAAGCCGGGGTGCGGCGCGTCGTGATGACGTCCGCGGCGAACACCGCCAGTCCCTCCTCCTACACCGAGGAGGGCATCACCGACGAGACCCTGTGGACCGACCCCGACGACCCGGCACTGATCCCCTACCGCCGCTCCAAGACACTCGCCGAGCGGGCCGCCTGGGACTACATGGCCGCCTACGACGGCCCCACCGAACTCACCACGATCCTCCCCGGCGCCGTCTTCGGACCGATCCTGGCCACCAGCACCATCGGCTCGGTCGGCATAATCCAGCGGATGCTCTCCGGTGCCATGCCGGGCGTGCCGCGCATCGGCCTGGAGATCGTCGACGTCCGAGACCTGGCCGACATCCACATCCGCGCCATGGCCTCGCCCCAAGCCGCCGGCGAACGCTTCCTCGCCACCGGCGAATTCACCTGGATGCTGGACATGGCCCGCACACTGCGCGAAGAACTGGGCCGGGACGCCGACCGGGTGCCCACGCGCCGGATCCCCGACTTCGCCGTCCGCCTCGCCGCCCGCTTCCGCGACCCGTCACTGCGTGACATCACCCCGGCCCTGGGACGCCGCAACCGCCACAGCACCGCCAAGGCACACCGCATCCTGGGATGGCAGCCGCGCCCGGCCCGCGGCACCGTCATCGACTGCGGCCGCAGCCTGCTGGACCACCACGCCGTGTGA
- a CDS encoding MFS transporter, translating to MGSSFNKVWVAAIASSLGDGVQMAALPLLAFQLTSDPLLIGAVGAVGTLPWFLLGLPAGALVDRWDRRKVMLRADLVRFAILALLTVAVLTDHANIFLLIVAGFALGCGDIFFDISAQAVMPVVVSGDQALIRANSRISAAQINGEQLAGPPLGGVLFSLSQFLPFLGNAFSFLVSAVCVGSLKGDFGNAPTGEPTRTSLRAEVAEGLRWLLKHRVLRALAGTAAIGNLVFTAKMSLLVLLAKGQLGLGDIGYGLLLSSTAVGAFIGSFMSTSISKKIQVGSMRCIGMSVEGLAVVGLGLTTNPWIAGAMMATIGFSMSVQIVIVGSLRQRLAPAEIRGRVLSASRLISLMGAPFGGVLGGYLAGAISLRTPFIMGGLLMVLVALLSLPALSNRAIQEATEEATEEATTTQTPEEATATPSNQGASK from the coding sequence TTGGGGAGCAGTTTCAACAAGGTGTGGGTGGCGGCGATCGCCTCGTCCTTGGGCGACGGCGTTCAGATGGCCGCACTGCCCCTGCTGGCATTCCAGCTGACCAGTGATCCGCTCCTCATCGGTGCGGTCGGCGCCGTCGGTACTCTGCCGTGGTTCCTGCTCGGTCTGCCGGCCGGAGCGCTGGTGGACCGGTGGGACCGGAGAAAGGTGATGCTGCGTGCGGACCTCGTCCGGTTCGCCATCCTCGCCCTGCTCACGGTCGCCGTACTGACCGATCACGCAAACATCTTCCTGCTGATAGTGGCGGGATTCGCGCTGGGCTGCGGAGACATCTTCTTCGACATCTCCGCACAGGCCGTCATGCCGGTGGTCGTCTCCGGGGACCAGGCGCTCATCCGGGCCAACAGCCGGATCTCCGCGGCACAGATCAACGGCGAACAGCTCGCCGGCCCCCCGCTCGGCGGAGTCCTCTTCTCCCTGTCACAGTTCCTGCCGTTTCTGGGCAACGCGTTCTCCTTCCTGGTCAGCGCCGTATGCGTCGGGTCCCTGAAAGGCGACTTCGGCAACGCGCCGACCGGCGAACCGACCCGCACAAGCCTGCGCGCCGAGGTCGCCGAAGGACTGCGCTGGCTGCTGAAACACCGAGTGCTCCGAGCACTGGCCGGCACCGCCGCCATCGGCAACCTCGTCTTCACCGCCAAAATGTCACTGCTGGTCCTGCTGGCCAAGGGCCAGCTCGGACTCGGTGACATCGGCTACGGCCTGCTGCTGAGCTCCACCGCCGTCGGTGCCTTCATCGGAAGCTTCATGTCCACTTCGATCTCCAAGAAGATCCAAGTGGGCAGCATGCGATGCATCGGCATGTCCGTCGAAGGACTGGCCGTCGTCGGACTCGGCCTGACCACGAACCCCTGGATCGCCGGCGCGATGATGGCCACCATCGGATTCTCGATGAGCGTCCAGATCGTCATCGTCGGTTCGCTGCGCCAGCGCCTCGCACCGGCGGAAATCCGTGGACGAGTACTTTCCGCAAGCCGGCTGATCTCCCTCATGGGCGCACCCTTCGGAGGCGTTCTCGGAGGCTACCTCGCGGGCGCGATCAGCCTGCGGACGCCCTTCATCATGGGCGGCCTCCTCATGGTCCTGGTGGCCCTGCTCAGCCTGCCCGCACTCAGCAACCGCGCCATCCAAGAAGCCACAGAAGAAGCCACAGAAGAAGCCACCACCACGCAAACGCCAGAAGAAGCCACCGCCACCCCATCGAACCAGGGCGCGTCGAAGTAG
- a CDS encoding siderophore-interacting protein: MSDKPTPNRSRLHRGRVLRVEWVTPHMARVVLGGEGLQGFTVGQYTDHYIKLIFPLEEVQYPEPFDISVIRRDFPQDQWPKTRTYTVRRWDPDAVELSVDFVYHGESGLAAPWAAKVKPGEEIYFIGPGGGYSPRAEADWHLLIGDESALPAIGASLEAMPSGTVAKAFIEVSGQEEEQEIRTPADAEIIWLHRGERQIGDLLQEAVSTLDFPTGTVHAFVHGEAHFVKALRHHLRMERGLTRDQLSISGYWRRGADEDGWQSSKSEWNRDVEDAPPA; encoded by the coding sequence ATGTCCGACAAACCGACGCCCAACAGGTCGAGGCTGCACCGAGGGCGGGTGCTGCGCGTCGAGTGGGTGACCCCGCACATGGCCAGGGTCGTGCTGGGCGGTGAGGGCCTGCAAGGGTTCACCGTCGGGCAGTACACCGATCACTACATCAAGTTGATCTTCCCCCTGGAGGAAGTGCAGTACCCCGAGCCGTTCGACATCTCGGTCATTCGCCGGGACTTCCCCCAGGACCAGTGGCCCAAGACCCGGACGTACACGGTCCGTCGGTGGGACCCGGATGCCGTCGAACTGTCCGTGGACTTCGTCTATCACGGTGAAAGCGGTCTGGCCGCTCCCTGGGCCGCGAAGGTCAAGCCCGGGGAGGAGATCTACTTCATCGGTCCCGGCGGCGGCTACTCGCCCAGGGCGGAGGCCGATTGGCATCTGCTCATCGGCGACGAGAGCGCCTTGCCCGCGATCGGGGCTTCCCTGGAGGCAATGCCGTCAGGCACGGTCGCCAAAGCGTTCATCGAGGTCTCCGGTCAGGAAGAGGAACAGGAGATCCGGACACCGGCCGATGCCGAAATCATCTGGCTGCACCGCGGGGAGCGTCAGATCGGCGACTTGCTCCAAGAGGCCGTCTCCACCTTGGACTTCCCGACCGGAACGGTGCATGCCTTTGTTCACGGTGAGGCGCACTTCGTGAAAGCGCTTCGGCATCACTTGCGGATGGAACGCGGCCTGACACGCGATCAGCTGTCCATTTCCGGCTACTGGCGACGCGGGGCGGACGAAGACGGCTGGCAGTCCTCGAAGTCCGAGTGGAACCGTGACGTGGAGGACGCGCCCCCGGCGTAG
- a CDS encoding amino acid adenylation domain-containing protein has product MIDVSVPAAFAAQALRSPGAVAVRCAGRELTYRELDERANQLAHRLVGLGVGPEAPVAVLMERSVDLVVALLAVLKAGAFYLPLHSGYPLERMQWIVDETSAPVLLADRAMRERGLPGGAALVVVDEDVQLAGLPVGETGVECRSEQLAYVMYTSGSTGRPKGVAVTHRDILDLVVDGMFGAGAHERVLMVAPYAFDPSTYELWVPLLHGGRTVVTPGDDLSVATLARLIAEEEITGLQVTAGLFRVMAEEDPGCFAGVREVITGGDVISPTAVQRVLEHCPDTVVRCAYGPTETTLFATQAPWTTADEVPAPIPVGRPLDGMRAYILDENLTLAPAGVSGELYLAGAGLARGYFGRADLTAERFVADPFGPAGSRMYRTGDLARWSGEGVLEFVGRADDQVKIRGFRIELGEIEAVLGRYPGLSQVAVTAREDQPGDKRLAAYVVAETGNDGVDAEALRAHAAGLLPEYMVPSAFMVLDRLPLTTNGKLDRRALPAPDMPTKAGAGRGPRTPREEILCGLFAEVLGVPTVGIDDSFFELGGHSLLATRLASRIRSILGVKLSIHKLLKTPTVAALSNLGQADSEEQDSALEPVLSLRSVGSRSPLFCVHPGGGMAWCYAGLLRYVPREHPVYGLQARGLATDEPLPADLDELIEDYLGRIRAIQPSGPYSLLGWSFGGKVAHNLAARLQQEGEQVSLLAVLDAGTGGHAGADSMRSQRDLLELAFDGIGAFHAEPGDDPIEMPRILEILESHGGTLASLEERTVAALIDITENNLKISRVTAPEQFDGDMLFFEAAGRDGVSTGLAEVWEPYVSGHIEKHVTPFKHMQMMSSDALADIAPVLARALKKQF; this is encoded by the coding sequence ATGATCGATGTATCGGTGCCGGCGGCTTTTGCGGCTCAGGCGCTGCGGTCCCCGGGTGCGGTGGCGGTGCGGTGTGCCGGACGGGAGCTGACGTACCGGGAGTTGGACGAGCGTGCGAATCAGCTGGCGCACCGGCTGGTGGGTCTGGGGGTGGGTCCGGAGGCGCCGGTTGCGGTGCTGATGGAGCGTTCGGTTGATCTGGTGGTCGCGCTGCTCGCGGTGCTCAAGGCCGGGGCGTTCTATCTGCCGTTGCACAGTGGTTATCCGCTGGAGCGGATGCAGTGGATCGTGGACGAGACGTCCGCGCCGGTGCTGCTGGCCGACCGGGCGATGCGTGAGCGTGGTCTGCCCGGCGGTGCTGCCCTGGTGGTGGTGGACGAGGATGTGCAGCTGGCGGGGCTGCCGGTCGGTGAGACGGGTGTGGAGTGCCGGTCCGAGCAGCTCGCGTACGTGATGTACACGTCGGGTTCGACGGGGCGTCCCAAGGGGGTGGCGGTCACCCACCGCGACATCCTCGACCTGGTCGTGGACGGGATGTTCGGGGCGGGTGCGCACGAGCGGGTGCTGATGGTGGCTCCGTACGCCTTCGATCCCTCGACCTACGAACTGTGGGTGCCGCTGCTGCACGGCGGGCGGACGGTTGTGACGCCTGGAGATGATCTGAGTGTGGCGACGCTGGCCCGGCTGATCGCTGAGGAGGAGATCACCGGGCTTCAGGTGACGGCGGGTCTGTTCCGGGTGATGGCGGAGGAGGACCCGGGCTGTTTCGCGGGTGTGCGGGAGGTGATCACCGGCGGTGACGTGATCTCCCCGACCGCGGTGCAGCGGGTACTGGAGCACTGCCCGGACACCGTCGTGCGCTGCGCCTACGGTCCGACCGAGACCACGCTGTTCGCCACCCAGGCCCCCTGGACCACGGCCGACGAGGTGCCCGCACCGATACCGGTCGGACGCCCGCTGGACGGCATGCGCGCCTACATCCTCGACGAGAATCTGACACTGGCCCCGGCAGGAGTGAGCGGGGAACTGTATCTGGCGGGTGCGGGGTTGGCCCGGGGCTACTTCGGGCGTGCGGACCTGACGGCGGAGCGGTTCGTGGCCGATCCCTTCGGCCCGGCCGGCAGCCGCATGTACCGCACCGGCGACCTGGCCCGCTGGTCCGGCGAAGGCGTCCTGGAATTCGTCGGCCGGGCCGACGACCAGGTCAAGATCCGCGGCTTCCGCATCGAACTCGGCGAGATCGAAGCCGTACTGGGCCGCTACCCCGGGCTCTCCCAGGTCGCGGTCACAGCCCGCGAGGACCAGCCGGGCGACAAACGCCTCGCGGCCTACGTCGTCGCCGAGACCGGGAACGACGGGGTGGACGCCGAGGCCCTGCGTGCGCACGCGGCCGGTCTGCTGCCGGAGTACATGGTCCCCTCCGCGTTCATGGTGCTCGACCGGCTCCCGCTGACCACCAACGGCAAGCTGGACCGGCGGGCCCTGCCCGCCCCGGACATGCCGACGAAGGCCGGAGCCGGGCGCGGTCCGCGGACCCCGCGGGAGGAGATCCTCTGCGGACTGTTCGCCGAGGTACTGGGCGTACCCACGGTCGGCATCGACGACAGCTTCTTCGAGTTGGGCGGCCACTCCCTGCTGGCGACCCGCCTGGCCAGCCGCATCCGATCGATCCTGGGCGTGAAGCTCTCGATTCACAAGCTGCTCAAAACTCCCACCGTGGCCGCTCTGTCGAACCTGGGCCAGGCGGACAGCGAGGAGCAGGACAGCGCACTGGAGCCCGTGCTGAGCCTGCGGTCGGTCGGCAGCCGTTCGCCGTTGTTCTGCGTGCACCCCGGAGGCGGCATGGCCTGGTGCTACGCCGGGCTGCTGCGCTACGTCCCGAGGGAGCACCCGGTGTACGGGCTCCAGGCCCGTGGACTGGCCACGGACGAGCCGCTCCCCGCCGATCTGGATGAGTTGATCGAGGACTACCTCGGCCGGATCCGGGCGATCCAGCCGTCCGGCCCGTACTCCCTCCTGGGCTGGTCCTTCGGCGGCAAGGTCGCCCACAACCTGGCGGCCCGCCTCCAGCAGGAGGGCGAGCAGGTGTCCCTGCTGGCTGTGCTCGATGCCGGTACCGGAGGACACGCCGGCGCGGACAGCATGCGCAGCCAGCGGGATCTCCTGGAGCTCGCGTTCGACGGAATCGGGGCCTTCCATGCCGAACCGGGCGACGACCCGATCGAGATGCCACGAATCCTCGAGATTCTCGAGTCCCATGGCGGAACACTGGCCAGCCTTGAGGAACGGACCGTTGCCGCTCTCATCGACATCACGGAGAACAACCTCAAGATCAGCCGGGTAACAGCCCCCGAGCAGTTCGACGGCGACATGCTCTTCTTCGAAGCGGCCGGGCGGGACGGTGTGTCCACCGGACTTGCGGAGGTCTGGGAACCGTATGTGAGCGGCCACATCGAAAAGCACGTGACCCCTTTCAAGCACATGCAGATGATGAGTTCGGATGCGCTCGCCGACATTGCTCCAGTTCTGGCTCGCGCGCTGAAGAAGCAGTTCTGA
- a CDS encoding 2-keto-4-pentenoate hydratase, translated as MLQDPHAVHEQIAIELWNAKNERRAIPSISARYPEFTALDAYAIQRTFRTLEHKNGAVHAGYKIGATSIPIQEMFGVDQPDFGFLTEGMLLADGARLDPGWFISPKVEGEIAFRIGADLSDPRTTAADVLNVTTEVFPALEVLDSRIKNWDIAWVDTVADNASSAMAVLGKAVPFDGRDLAAETMVFESGDSVQTANGSAVMGHPAESVACLVRILASFGEGIAAGDLVLAGSLAAAVDLEAGATVSASFGSLGSVSLSTFSN; from the coding sequence ATGCTTCAGGATCCACACGCCGTTCATGAGCAAATAGCCATCGAACTTTGGAACGCCAAGAACGAGCGCAGGGCGATACCGTCCATCTCCGCTCGGTATCCCGAGTTCACCGCGCTGGACGCCTACGCCATCCAGCGCACATTCCGAACCCTTGAACACAAGAACGGGGCGGTGCACGCCGGATACAAGATCGGCGCCACGAGCATCCCCATCCAGGAGATGTTCGGCGTCGATCAACCGGATTTCGGGTTTCTGACCGAAGGCATGCTTCTCGCCGACGGCGCCCGCCTCGATCCGGGATGGTTCATCTCGCCCAAGGTCGAGGGGGAGATCGCGTTCCGGATCGGCGCCGACCTCTCCGATCCCCGTACGACGGCTGCGGACGTCCTGAACGTCACCACCGAGGTCTTCCCGGCCCTGGAGGTACTCGACAGCCGTATCAAGAACTGGGACATCGCGTGGGTGGACACCGTCGCGGACAACGCCTCGTCGGCAATGGCTGTCCTGGGCAAGGCCGTTCCCTTCGACGGGCGCGACCTCGCCGCCGAGACGATGGTGTTCGAGTCGGGTGATTCCGTTCAGACGGCGAACGGTTCGGCCGTGATGGGACATCCGGCGGAGTCCGTGGCATGCCTTGTGCGCATATTGGCCTCTTTCGGCGAGGGGATCGCTGCCGGCGACCTGGTCCTGGCCGGATCGCTGGCCGCAGCGGTTGATCTCGAGGCCGGCGCCACCGTCAGCGCGTCATTCGGGTCCTTGGGATCCGTGTCCCTTTCCACCTTCAGTAATTGA
- a CDS encoding class I SAM-dependent methyltransferase produces the protein MDSAREVGADYAAVAALLQIGAEIGVDQVLDSGSTFGIADLAEATGLSQDSLREYVHALSAAGLVAAEDGNDLYRASDDYADWRHEVGYLSWALTANSPLLQNARAFLSDSTSAADAHHRDGRRVAVSSRWIGDRAFYPAVVERVVAADAKHVVDLGAGAAGLLIDLLAQDDRRTGVALDLSPAACAAAREAAGRAGVDDRLQVIERSVESLITDPGPLEGADVIQACFVMHDVLQNESVFEDVLSTCRKALAPGGVLAVVDAVSYGQEARERKFSALFTYLHSNFMGIKLPTADQWVEKFRSAGFSNVDCVSHIMPGGRLFVATK, from the coding sequence TTGGATTCCGCACGCGAGGTGGGAGCGGATTACGCGGCGGTCGCCGCGCTGCTCCAGATCGGTGCCGAGATCGGCGTGGACCAGGTGCTGGACTCGGGCAGCACGTTCGGTATCGCCGATCTGGCCGAGGCGACAGGTCTTTCCCAGGACAGCCTCAGGGAGTATGTGCACGCGCTGTCGGCCGCCGGGCTGGTCGCCGCCGAGGACGGGAACGACCTGTACCGCGCGTCCGACGACTACGCGGACTGGAGGCACGAGGTCGGGTACCTGTCCTGGGCGCTGACCGCCAACAGTCCGCTCCTGCAGAACGCCCGAGCCTTCCTCTCCGACAGCACGTCCGCCGCTGACGCCCATCACCGTGACGGGCGCCGGGTGGCGGTCAGTTCGCGCTGGATCGGGGATCGGGCCTTCTACCCCGCCGTTGTCGAACGGGTCGTGGCCGCCGACGCGAAGCACGTCGTCGACCTCGGCGCGGGCGCGGCCGGTCTGCTCATCGACCTCCTCGCCCAGGACGACCGCCGTACCGGTGTCGCCCTCGACCTGAGCCCGGCCGCTTGCGCCGCTGCGCGAGAAGCCGCGGGACGAGCCGGCGTGGACGACCGGCTGCAGGTCATCGAGCGATCGGTCGAGTCTCTGATCACCGACCCCGGTCCGCTCGAAGGGGCGGATGTCATTCAGGCGTGCTTCGTGATGCACGACGTCCTGCAGAACGAATCCGTCTTCGAAGACGTGCTGAGCACCTGCCGCAAGGCACTCGCGCCCGGCGGCGTCCTGGCCGTGGTCGATGCGGTCTCGTACGGGCAGGAAGCTCGCGAGCGTAAGTTCAGCGCCCTCTTCACCTACCTGCACTCGAACTTCATGGGAATCAAGCTGCCCACCGCGGACCAATGGGTTGAAAAGTTCCGCAGCGCCGGCTTCTCGAATGTCGATTGCGTGTCACACATCATGCCGGGTGGTCGGCTGTTCGTGGCGACCAAGTAG